The following coding sequences are from one Leptolyngbya sp. NIES-3755 window:
- a CDS encoding DNA ligase, NAD-dependent (similar to AA sequence:cyanobase_aa:LBDG_25940): MDSVAQLTPEIQQRVQELKNLLQKASYEYYVLDAPTMDDAVYDRLYRELQTLESQYPELIAPDSPTQRVGERPASQFTSIKHNVPLYSLENAFGNEDLATWEQRWKKAAPDVTEYDYICELKIDGNALALTYENGVLVRGATRGDGITGEEITQNVKAIRSIPLRLNLENPPAIVEVRGEAFLSLDTFEQINRDREKSGESLFANPRNATAGTLRQLDSKIVAQRQLDFFAYTLHFPGELKTQWEALELLKQMGFRVNPERQQCANLQEVQEYCDRWSIDRTQLRYMTDGVVIKINSLALQERIGFTQKFPRWAIALKYPAEEAPTILENISVNVGRTGAITPVAELKPVQLAGTTVSRATLHNRDRIAELDCRIGDTVIIRKAGEIIPEVLRVLKELRPTDAQPYEMPSHCPECGEAVVKPEDEAVTRCINASCPAILRGALTHWASRDALDINGVGEKLVAQLVDSNLVQSVGDLYELSIEQLLTLDRMGKKSAEKIVSAIQHSKAQPWSRVLFGLGIRHIGSVNAQTLTQTFQKVELLAQATPEQIEAVPGFGSEIAQSVYEWFQNHGNQELIDRLRQAGVQLEGEAAPVAQVETAITGKTFVITGTLPTLKRDEAQALIQQAGGKVSDSVSKKTDYLVAGEKAGSKLDKAQSLGISVLSEADLLALIQGESLS, encoded by the coding sequence ATGGATTCAGTCGCGCAACTCACGCCGGAGATTCAACAGCGAGTACAAGAACTCAAAAACCTGTTGCAAAAAGCGAGTTACGAATATTACGTGTTAGATGCACCGACAATGGACGATGCCGTTTACGATCGCTTATATCGCGAACTGCAAACGCTCGAATCTCAATATCCAGAACTGATCGCACCCGATAGTCCAACTCAGCGCGTGGGTGAGCGTCCTGCGAGTCAATTCACTTCGATCAAGCACAATGTTCCGCTCTATAGTCTAGAGAATGCGTTCGGCAACGAGGACTTAGCGACCTGGGAACAGCGATGGAAAAAAGCGGCTCCCGATGTCACCGAGTACGATTACATCTGCGAATTAAAGATTGACGGGAATGCGTTGGCTTTAACTTATGAAAATGGCGTTCTCGTGCGGGGTGCAACTCGTGGCGACGGTATCACAGGCGAAGAAATTACCCAAAACGTAAAAGCCATTCGATCGATTCCTTTGCGTCTCAATCTAGAAAATCCTCCAGCAATCGTCGAAGTTCGGGGCGAAGCGTTTCTTTCCCTCGATACATTTGAGCAGATCAACCGCGATCGAGAAAAATCCGGCGAATCTCTTTTTGCCAATCCCCGAAATGCAACTGCTGGAACATTACGCCAACTCGATTCTAAAATTGTTGCTCAACGCCAACTCGATTTCTTTGCTTATACATTGCATTTTCCAGGTGAACTTAAAACCCAGTGGGAAGCATTGGAACTATTGAAACAAATGGGTTTTCGAGTGAATCCAGAACGTCAACAGTGTGCGAATCTTCAGGAAGTTCAGGAATACTGCGATCGCTGGTCTATCGATCGTACTCAATTGCGCTATATGACTGATGGCGTAGTGATTAAAATTAATTCTCTCGCACTTCAAGAAAGAATCGGATTTACGCAAAAATTTCCCCGTTGGGCGATCGCGCTCAAGTATCCTGCCGAAGAAGCTCCCACCATTCTCGAAAACATTAGTGTGAATGTGGGACGAACGGGAGCAATTACCCCAGTTGCCGAATTAAAACCTGTGCAATTAGCAGGTACGACCGTTTCTCGTGCGACCTTGCATAACCGCGATCGTATTGCTGAACTTGATTGCAGAATTGGCGACACCGTGATTATTCGCAAAGCTGGCGAAATCATTCCCGAAGTGTTGCGGGTTCTGAAAGAGTTACGACCGACAGATGCACAACCGTATGAAATGCCTTCTCATTGTCCAGAGTGTGGCGAAGCTGTGGTTAAACCTGAAGACGAAGCTGTGACTCGCTGTATTAACGCTTCGTGTCCAGCAATTTTGCGTGGAGCATTAACCCATTGGGCGAGTCGGGATGCGTTAGATATTAACGGAGTCGGTGAAAAACTCGTTGCACAATTGGTGGATAGTAATTTGGTGCAGTCGGTTGGAGATCTCTATGAATTATCGATCGAACAACTCTTAACGCTCGATCGCATGGGCAAAAAATCCGCTGAAAAGATTGTGTCAGCGATTCAGCACTCGAAAGCTCAACCTTGGTCGCGAGTCTTGTTTGGTTTAGGAATTCGACATATCGGCAGCGTGAATGCTCAAACTCTGACGCAAACCTTTCAGAAAGTAGAGTTACTCGCTCAGGCAACACCCGAACAAATCGAAGCCGTTCCAGGATTTGGCTCTGAGATTGCACAATCTGTGTATGAGTGGTTTCAGAATCATGGGAACCAGGAACTCATCGATCGATTACGTCAAGCGGGTGTCCAACTTGAAGGTGAAGCCGCTCCAGTCGCACAAGTTGAAACGGCGATTACAGGTAAAACGTTTGTGATTACTGGAACCTTGCCAACTTTGAAACGCGACGAAGCTCAAGCATTAATTCAACAAGCAGGCGGCAAAGTGTCCGATTCTGTCAGCAAAAAGACCGATTACTTAGTCGCAGGAGAGAAGGCAGGATCAAAGCTTGATAAGGCACAATCTCTCGGAATTTCTGTGCTTTCGGAGGCGGATCTGCTGGCATTGATTCAAGGCGAATCGCTATCATGA
- a CDS encoding glutamyl-tRNA reductase (similar to AA sequence:cyanobase_aa:LBDG_22430) → MNIAVVGLTHKTAPVEVREKLSIPEPVCDKAIAELCSYPHIEEVAVLSTCNRLELYLVTSDTEQGIREVNQFLSEHSKLPSSRLRPYLFTLLHQDAVMHLMRVASGLDSLVLGEGQILAQVKQCHKLGQQHRGIGRILNQLFKQGISAGKRVRTETSIGTGAVSISSAAVELAQMKVDQLADQRVTIIGAGKMSRLLVQHLLSKGATNIVILNRSMERARELANLFPDAHLRLLPIADMMDAIAQSDIVFTSTSSTEPILERANLEPVLDPNQPLMVIDIAVPRNVASDVNELPTVRAFNVDDLKAVVAQNQESRRQMAMEAEALLDEEVEAFETWWRSLETVSTISCLRDKVEAIRAQELEKALSRLGTEFGDRHREVIEALTKGIVNKILHDPMVQLRAQQDIEARRQAMETLELLFNLDQQQAKA, encoded by the coding sequence ATGAACATTGCTGTCGTTGGGCTAACTCACAAAACTGCACCCGTCGAAGTTCGTGAGAAACTGAGTATCCCAGAACCCGTTTGTGATAAAGCGATCGCTGAACTCTGTAGCTATCCGCATATCGAAGAGGTCGCGGTTCTGAGTACCTGCAATCGTTTGGAGCTTTATCTAGTGACTTCGGACACGGAGCAAGGAATCCGCGAAGTCAATCAATTTCTGTCAGAACACAGTAAGTTGCCAAGTTCTCGCTTGCGTCCGTATCTCTTCACATTGCTGCATCAGGACGCGGTGATGCACTTGATGAGAGTGGCTTCGGGTCTTGATAGTTTGGTTCTGGGTGAAGGACAAATTCTCGCGCAGGTGAAACAGTGCCACAAATTGGGACAACAGCATCGTGGCATTGGACGGATTTTGAATCAGTTATTTAAACAAGGCATTAGCGCTGGAAAACGAGTTAGAACCGAGACGAGCATTGGAACGGGTGCTGTTTCGATCAGTTCGGCAGCGGTTGAATTGGCACAGATGAAAGTTGATCAGCTTGCCGATCAGCGAGTGACCATCATTGGTGCAGGGAAAATGTCGCGCTTATTGGTGCAGCATCTATTGTCGAAGGGTGCGACGAACATTGTGATTTTGAATCGATCGATGGAACGTGCTCGTGAACTCGCGAATCTGTTCCCGGATGCTCATCTGAGACTGTTACCGATCGCCGATATGATGGATGCGATCGCGCAGTCCGATATCGTATTCACCAGTACTTCTTCGACCGAACCCATTCTTGAGAGAGCCAATCTCGAACCTGTACTTGATCCGAATCAGCCCTTGATGGTGATTGATATTGCAGTTCCGAGAAATGTAGCATCCGACGTGAATGAATTGCCCACCGTTCGAGCATTTAACGTCGATGACCTCAAAGCTGTCGTTGCTCAGAATCAGGAAAGTCGTCGTCAGATGGCGATGGAAGCTGAAGCTTTATTAGACGAAGAAGTAGAAGCGTTTGAGACTTGGTGGCGATCGCTGGAAACGGTTTCGACGATTAGCTGTCTGCGCGATAAAGTCGAAGCGATTCGGGCACAGGAACTAGAAAAAGCCTTGTCGCGATTGGGAACTGAATTTGGCGATCGGCATCGCGAAGTGATCGAGGCATTGACCAAAGGGATTGTGAACAAGATTCTGCATGATCCGATGGTGCAATTGCGGGCACAACAAGATATTGAGGCGCGACGACAAGCGATGGAAACCTTGGAATTGTTGTTTAACCTCGACCAACAACAAGCAAAAGCTTAA
- a CDS encoding fructose-1,6-bisphosphatase, class II (similar to AA sequence:cyanobase_aa:LBDG_22440), with amino-acid sequence MENTLGLEIIEVVEQAAIASARLMGKGDKNEADRVAVEAMRERMNKIYMRGRIVIGEGERDDAPMLFIGEEVGICSQPDAANYCNVDELIEIDIAVDPCEGTNLCAYGQPGSMAVLAISEKGGLFAAPDFYMKKLAAPPAAKGKVDINKSATENLKILSECLDRSIDELVVVVMKRDRHKDLIKEIREAGARVQLISDGDVGAAINCGFAGTNIHALMGIGAAPEGVISAAALRCLGAHFQGQLIYDPEIVQTGLIGESKEANIARLKDMGITDPDKVYSAEELASGETVLFAGTGITPGNIMNGVRFFKGGARTQTLVISSQSKTARFVDTIHMFDQPKIVQLH; translated from the coding sequence GTGGAAAACACGCTTGGTTTAGAAATTATTGAAGTCGTGGAACAGGCGGCGATCGCCTCGGCGCGTCTCATGGGAAAAGGCGATAAGAATGAAGCCGATCGAGTGGCAGTAGAAGCGATGCGGGAACGCATGAACAAGATCTATATGCGCGGTCGGATCGTGATCGGAGAAGGTGAGCGTGATGATGCTCCGATGCTCTTTATTGGCGAGGAAGTGGGAATTTGTTCTCAACCGGATGCGGCAAATTACTGTAACGTCGATGAATTGATCGAAATCGATATCGCCGTTGACCCCTGTGAAGGTACGAACCTTTGTGCTTACGGTCAGCCCGGATCGATGGCAGTGTTAGCAATCTCTGAAAAGGGCGGCTTGTTCGCGGCTCCTGACTTCTATATGAAGAAACTGGCGGCTCCTCCTGCTGCAAAAGGCAAAGTAGACATTAATAAGTCTGCGACCGAGAACCTGAAGATCTTGTCTGAATGTCTCGATCGCTCGATCGATGAACTGGTCGTCGTGGTGATGAAACGCGATCGACACAAGGATTTGATTAAAGAAATTCGGGAAGCAGGCGCACGAGTTCAACTGATCAGCGATGGGGATGTCGGCGCAGCGATTAATTGTGGATTTGCTGGAACCAACATTCACGCCCTGATGGGAATCGGTGCGGCTCCTGAAGGTGTGATTTCAGCCGCAGCACTTCGCTGTTTGGGGGCACACTTCCAAGGACAATTGATCTACGATCCAGAAATCGTCCAAACTGGACTGATTGGAGAAAGCAAAGAAGCGAACATTGCTCGCCTCAAAGACATGGGCATCACCGATCCAGATAAAGTCTACTCGGCTGAAGAACTGGCATCAGGTGAAACCGTGCTGTTTGCTGGAACTGGCATCACTCCGGGCAACATCATGAACGGGGTGCGGTTCTTCAAAGGTGGCGCGAGAACTCAGACCTTGGTAATCTCCAGCCAATCGAAAACGGCACGATTTGTAGACACGATCCACATGTTTGATCAGCCGAAGATCGTTCAGTTGCACTAA
- a CDS encoding multi-sensor hybrid histidine kinase (similar to AA sequence:cyanobase_aa:Cyan7425_4119), with protein sequence MNHQVEAPRLTRSAVSPVGTFLQFADGRVQACDAGVEQLLGCPAEHFIGSTLEDSLWRSIRSDGNSIQPEQFPSIMALRTGQSQQAVMGFYPRDGDLVWLQVDATPLFQGETPYAAVVTLRPAVTQRPERSQLMLIEQNRVLELIATGRSLDECLTAVCDAIARLNPGTCACFLLTDADRQSFPRSITPSLSPSFGQGLKDAPINDLCIGTCGEAVYRGQPIACVDIANDLRWSQEWRDLCIAHGILACHSEPVMGIDQLPLGSLMLCFDRPRNPTEWEYQLAAFGTQVASIAFERDRVFAQNIQTQEELQHTNQTLSTLISASPLPIVVIEPDSRVKLWNPAAEKVFGWTEAEILGEFIPIVPPDKLDECQQLRAAVVQGQTFFGIETYRSKRNGVQISVSVSAAPLYDDQGKVQDIMLIFQDVTERQRAEGLIRQSEARYRALIELSPQIVYLSNPNGMIEYCNQWGLDFTGRSLEELQGYGWADLIHPDYRDRTYTAWNNSMQGNAKYEVEVPFRRADGQYRWVYSHASPVRNERGEIEYWIGIVLDIHDRKEAELAVCRREAEFRLLAESLPQIVWVTDAEGKTSYVNERWTEFSGLTLEETATPEIQQNVFHPDDLDRVYREWAIASDTRSIYRVEARMRNYKTGEFHWFLIRCEPFIDETGNLLRWFGTSTDITETKRRELHTAFLAEISQELMVDRLEPEMMQVLGEKIGQFFNVSNCAFAKFDSSLDIAIVYHDWCRDETAVSLVGEYPVAEFAAVELWERMENSQPVVINDVDADPRTAIFAERYHAIGVRAFMNAPFASERGIQFAIVLHQSHPYEWRQDEIELLEQLTTRIWAYLERDRIDEELRQKTAILNTINEATAALVYVKDLQGRYVYANPAALEVLDRPATEVIGFCDRELFSESIETIVETDQRIMNSEQVEAIEETIDGIRTFLSVKAPHRNEAGEVIGLIGVSTDISDRVQIERDRERILQQEQAAREAAEQANRIKDEFLAVLSHELRSPLNPILGWTKILRTGNLNPERAAHALETIERNAQLQSELIEDLLDVARILQGKLSLNARPVNVVMMINSAIETVRLAAESKGIAIETHLSEVGEVSGDATRLQQIVWNLLSNAVKFTPSGGRVTVQLDSIDHQAQITITDTGKGISPDFLPHVFDYFRQEDGTTTRKFGGLGLGLAIVRHLVELHGGTVAVASEGEGLGATFTVTLPLINVEVTPSKAIEQSNPNDLRGMRLLMVDDDPDSREFIGFVLDQAGAQVTIASSGTEAFSQLTRSRFDVLISDIGMPDMDGYMLLKQIRKLPTEQGGRVNAIALTAYAGEFNQQQALQAGFQAHLAKPIDPERLVQEVSKLRDRL encoded by the coding sequence ATGAATCACCAGGTCGAAGCCCCTCGCCTTACTCGCTCAGCAGTCTCTCCAGTTGGAACTTTTCTTCAATTTGCCGATGGTCGGGTGCAAGCCTGTGATGCTGGAGTAGAGCAATTATTGGGATGTCCAGCAGAACACTTCATTGGAAGTACGCTGGAGGATTCACTTTGGCGATCGATTCGTTCGGATGGCAACTCGATTCAGCCAGAACAGTTTCCGTCGATCATGGCGCTTCGGACTGGACAATCGCAACAAGCCGTAATGGGATTTTATCCGCGAGATGGAGATCTCGTTTGGCTGCAAGTCGATGCGACTCCTTTATTTCAGGGTGAAACGCCTTATGCTGCGGTAGTAACGCTGCGACCTGCGGTGACTCAACGCCCAGAACGATCGCAGTTAATGTTGATCGAGCAGAATCGCGTGTTGGAATTGATCGCGACAGGTCGATCGCTCGATGAGTGTTTGACAGCGGTGTGTGATGCGATCGCTCGACTCAATCCGGGGACTTGTGCCTGTTTTCTGCTAACAGATGCGGATCGTCAAAGTTTTCCGCGATCGATTACTCCAAGTTTGTCGCCTTCATTCGGACAAGGACTGAAGGATGCCCCGATCAATGATCTTTGTATTGGAACTTGTGGAGAAGCGGTTTATCGGGGTCAGCCGATCGCCTGTGTGGACATTGCCAATGATTTACGCTGGTCGCAGGAATGGCGGGACTTGTGTATCGCACATGGGATTCTGGCGTGTCATTCTGAGCCTGTGATGGGAATTGATCAGTTGCCGCTCGGATCGTTAATGCTGTGTTTTGATCGACCCCGCAACCCGACCGAGTGGGAATATCAATTAGCAGCATTTGGAACTCAGGTTGCGAGTATTGCATTTGAGCGCGATCGCGTTTTTGCTCAAAATATTCAAACTCAGGAAGAACTTCAGCACACGAATCAAACCCTAAGTACTTTAATTTCAGCTTCTCCGTTACCGATCGTGGTCATCGAGCCAGATAGCAGAGTTAAACTTTGGAATCCAGCCGCAGAAAAAGTTTTTGGTTGGACAGAAGCAGAGATTTTAGGCGAATTCATCCCGATCGTGCCACCGGATAAGCTTGATGAATGTCAGCAACTCAGAGCCGCTGTGGTTCAAGGACAGACATTTTTTGGGATCGAGACTTATCGATCGAAGCGTAATGGAGTCCAGATCAGCGTCAGTGTCTCTGCTGCCCCACTTTATGATGATCAAGGCAAAGTCCAAGACATCATGCTCATTTTCCAGGATGTTACCGAGCGACAACGGGCAGAAGGATTAATTCGTCAGAGTGAAGCGCGATATCGAGCCTTGATCGAACTCTCACCGCAGATTGTCTATCTCAGCAATCCGAATGGCATGATCGAGTACTGCAATCAGTGGGGACTGGATTTTACAGGTCGATCGCTCGAAGAATTGCAGGGATACGGCTGGGCAGACTTGATTCATCCGGATTATCGCGATCGAACTTACACCGCTTGGAACAATTCCATGCAAGGCAATGCGAAGTATGAAGTCGAAGTGCCGTTTCGCCGAGCAGATGGACAATATCGCTGGGTGTACTCTCATGCTTCCCCAGTGCGAAATGAACGCGGCGAGATTGAATACTGGATTGGAATTGTACTGGATATCCACGATCGTAAAGAGGCAGAACTCGCGGTTTGTCGTCGAGAAGCTGAGTTCCGATTATTAGCAGAATCGCTGCCGCAAATTGTTTGGGTGACAGATGCAGAAGGTAAAACCAGCTATGTCAATGAGCGGTGGACTGAATTCTCTGGATTAACGTTAGAAGAAACTGCCACTCCAGAGATTCAGCAAAACGTCTTTCATCCTGATGATCTCGATCGTGTTTATCGTGAATGGGCGATCGCGTCTGATACTCGATCGATTTACCGTGTCGAAGCCCGAATGCGGAATTACAAAACTGGCGAATTTCATTGGTTTCTAATCCGCTGTGAACCTTTTATTGATGAAACTGGAAATTTGCTCCGCTGGTTTGGTACTTCGACGGATATCACCGAAACCAAGCGCCGCGAACTGCATACCGCGTTTTTGGCAGAAATTAGTCAGGAATTGATGGTCGATCGTCTTGAACCCGAAATGATGCAAGTTTTAGGCGAAAAGATTGGTCAATTCTTCAACGTTTCCAATTGTGCGTTTGCCAAATTTGATTCCAGTCTTGATATTGCGATCGTTTATCACGATTGGTGCAGAGATGAAACGGCTGTCAGCTTAGTCGGAGAATACCCGGTGGCTGAATTTGCTGCTGTGGAACTCTGGGAACGCATGGAAAACAGTCAGCCTGTCGTGATCAATGATGTGGATGCTGATCCTCGAACCGCCATCTTTGCCGAACGGTATCATGCGATCGGGGTTCGGGCGTTTATGAATGCCCCGTTTGCGAGTGAACGTGGAATTCAATTCGCGATTGTTCTACATCAGTCACATCCGTATGAATGGCGACAGGATGAGATTGAACTGTTAGAGCAGTTGACCACGCGGATTTGGGCGTATTTGGAACGCGATCGCATTGATGAAGAACTGCGGCAAAAAACAGCCATCTTAAATACCATCAATGAAGCGACGGCTGCTTTGGTATATGTGAAAGATCTCCAAGGACGCTATGTTTACGCCAATCCTGCTGCACTTGAAGTCCTGGATAGACCCGCGACTGAAGTGATTGGTTTTTGCGATCGCGAGTTGTTCTCAGAGTCCATCGAAACGATCGTCGAAACGGATCAACGGATTATGAATTCCGAGCAGGTGGAAGCGATCGAAGAAACCATTGATGGAATCCGGACATTTCTCAGCGTCAAAGCACCTCATCGGAACGAAGCGGGTGAAGTGATCGGGTTGATTGGCGTTTCAACGGACATTAGCGATCGCGTTCAAATTGAACGCGATCGTGAACGAATTTTGCAGCAAGAACAAGCCGCACGAGAGGCAGCCGAACAAGCGAACCGAATCAAAGACGAATTCTTGGCAGTGCTGTCTCACGAACTACGATCGCCGCTGAATCCAATTCTCGGTTGGACAAAGATTCTCAGAACAGGCAATCTCAACCCAGAGCGGGCGGCTCACGCGCTTGAAACGATCGAGCGCAATGCTCAACTGCAATCCGAACTGATTGAAGATCTCTTAGATGTTGCCCGGATTCTGCAAGGCAAACTCAGTCTGAATGCTCGTCCAGTGAATGTTGTCATGATGATCAACTCTGCGATCGAGACAGTTCGACTGGCAGCAGAAAGTAAAGGAATCGCAATTGAAACTCACTTATCCGAAGTGGGAGAAGTGTCAGGAGATGCCACTCGTCTCCAGCAAATTGTTTGGAATCTACTCTCAAATGCAGTGAAGTTCACGCCATCTGGGGGACGAGTTACTGTTCAACTCGACTCGATCGATCATCAAGCCCAGATCACGATAACCGATACAGGGAAAGGCATTTCCCCAGATTTTCTCCCCCACGTCTTCGATTATTTCCGCCAGGAAGATGGTACAACGACTCGCAAATTTGGTGGCTTAGGATTGGGATTAGCCATTGTGCGTCACTTAGTCGAACTCCACGGGGGAACGGTAGCTGTAGCCAGTGAAGGCGAAGGACTAGGAGCAACGTTTACGGTTACTTTGCCTTTGATCAATGTTGAAGTGACACCAAGTAAAGCGATCGAGCAATCAAATCCGAACGATCTCCGAGGAATGCGCTTACTGATGGTTGATGATGATCCCGATTCGCGTGAGTTTATTGGATTTGTTCTCGATCAAGCGGGTGCACAAGTCACGATCGCAAGTTCAGGCACAGAAGCATTTTCACAATTAACGCGATCGCGTTTTGATGTGCTGATCAGTGATATCGGAATGCCAGATATGGATGGCTATATGCTGCTCAAACAAATCCGAAAATTACCCACGGAACAAGGGGGAAGAGTGAATGCGATCGCGCTTACAGCCTATGCGGGTGAGTTCAATCAGCAACAAGCCCTCCAAGCTGGATTCCAGGCGCATTTAGCTAAACCGATTGACCCAGAGCGATTGGTTCAAGAAGTATCGAAATTACGCGATCGACTATGA
- a CDS encoding hypothetical protein (hypothetical protein N9414_08063;~similar to AA sequence:cyanobase_aa:LBDG_25070) — protein sequence MKLPELDSETIDRILEMAWEDRTPFEAIELQFGLDEKQTIALMRREMKESSFRMWRERVTGRKTKHLKQRDFIEGRFRSQNQKGS from the coding sequence ATGAAATTACCAGAGTTAGATAGTGAAACGATCGATAGAATTCTCGAAATGGCTTGGGAAGATCGAACCCCTTTTGAAGCCATTGAACTGCAATTCGGACTCGATGAAAAACAGACGATCGCATTAATGCGGCGGGAGATGAAAGAATCGAGCTTCAGAATGTGGCGCGAACGAGTCACAGGACGCAAGACGAAGCATTTGAAACAGCGAGATTTTATTGAGGGACGGTTTCGATCGCAGAATCAAAAAGGTTCATAG
- a CDS encoding fdxN element excision controlling factor protein (ab initio prediction:Prodigal:2.6;~similar to AA sequence:cyanobase_aa:cce_0010) → MADIAKYRQIVQEILTEHSQYKALNEEVEAQLIFDKERNRYQLVHAGWSNKRRVYGCVVQVDIKNDKIWIQHDGTEGGVALELEERGIPKRDIVLAFQSPFKRQFTEYAVG, encoded by the coding sequence ATGGCAGACATAGCAAAATATCGGCAGATTGTTCAAGAGATTCTAACCGAGCATAGTCAGTATAAGGCGCTAAATGAAGAGGTTGAGGCGCAATTGATTTTTGACAAAGAGCGCAATCGCTATCAACTTGTTCATGCAGGTTGGTCGAATAAGCGACGGGTCTATGGTTGCGTCGTTCAGGTTGACATTAAAAACGACAAAATCTGGATTCAGCATGATGGCACAGAAGGGGGAGTTGCGCTTGAATTAGAGGAGCGAGGTATACCAAAGCGGGATATCGTTCTCGCATTTCAATCGCCGTTTAAACGACAGTTCACAGAGTATGCCGTAGGGTGA
- a CDS encoding hypothetical protein (similar to AA sequence:cyanobase_aa:Npun_R0526), with the protein MPAKDLFHDAVKRGLQKEGWQITHDPLFLRFGGVELYIDLGAEKVIAAEKNDERIAVEIKSFIGASETTEFSTALGQFLKYQLALEETDPDRKLYLAIPDDVAQSFFSLELPRRLVERYGVRLIVYQPETEVIVRWQT; encoded by the coding sequence ATGCCAGCGAAAGATCTATTTCATGATGCCGTGAAACGTGGATTGCAGAAAGAGGGTTGGCAGATTACGCATGATCCTTTATTTCTGCGCTTTGGAGGTGTAGAACTATACATTGATTTAGGGGCTGAAAAGGTTATTGCGGCTGAGAAAAACGATGAAAGAATTGCAGTAGAAATCAAAAGCTTTATCGGAGCATCAGAAACAACAGAGTTTAGTACTGCTCTGGGACAATTTTTGAAATATCAACTTGCGTTAGAAGAAACAGACCCAGATCGTAAACTATATTTAGCGATTCCTGATGATGTTGCTCAGTCGTTTTTTAGTTTAGAATTGCCCCGTCGATTAGTGGAGCGCTATGGTGTTCGATTGATTGTTTATCAGCCAGAAACTGAGGTGATTGTGAGATGGCAGACATAG
- a CDS encoding hypothetical protein (similar to AA sequence:cyanobase_aa:MAE19080): MTIALSQKPTPMLFESLTWQEFKAVEQLLDRPGYRLSFLDGTLEIRQMPGEPHEVLKARINALLGLYLFQVGFDFTPTGSMTLESIGSVKREADESYKLAPGRSRPDLAIEVVFTSGGIDKLKAYKRLKISEVWFWEDGVLEVYHLRSEGEQLRYEKISNSEAVPGLDLELLLRCINMVNHVDAIKTFQQAIQGNNNASERSIS, encoded by the coding sequence ATGACGATCGCGCTTTCTCAAAAGCCAACTCCAATGCTATTTGAATCGCTGACCTGGCAGGAATTTAAAGCGGTTGAGCAATTACTCGATCGACCGGGTTATCGCCTTTCTTTTTTAGATGGAACGCTGGAGATTCGACAAATGCCCGGTGAACCGCATGAAGTACTCAAAGCACGAATCAATGCTCTTTTAGGACTCTATTTGTTTCAAGTAGGGTTTGACTTTACTCCTACAGGTTCAATGACGTTAGAAAGTATTGGATCTGTAAAGCGAGAGGCAGATGAATCGTACAAGCTTGCACCGGGTCGATCGCGTCCGGATTTAGCGATCGAGGTCGTCTTCACGAGTGGCGGCATCGATAAACTCAAAGCTTACAAACGGCTCAAAATCTCAGAAGTATGGTTCTGGGAAGATGGCGTTTTGGAGGTCTATCATTTGCGTTCAGAAGGTGAGCAACTTCGATACGAAAAGATATCGAACAGTGAAGCAGTTCCGGGACTCGATCTCGAATTGCTCTTACGCTGTATCAATATGGTGAATCATGTTGATGCAATCAAAACTTTTCAGCAAGCGATTCAGGGCAATAACAATGCCAGCGAAAGATCTATTTCATGA